One Burkholderia sp. 9120 DNA window includes the following coding sequences:
- a CDS encoding carbohydrate kinase family protein — MATLICGSLAYDNIMTFEGRFREHILPEQVHILNVSFLVPTMRREFGGCAGNMAYALHLLGGDARIMGTLGAVDAQLYMDRFTALGLSTENVLVVPDTHSAQAMITTDLENNQIAAFHPGAMMQSHLNRADEAKGITLAIVGPDGFDGMVQHSEHLAAAGVPFVFDPGQGLPLFDGATLRRMIELATYVAVNDYEAKLVSNKTGWSIEEIAGKVEALIVTLGEQGSQIHHAGGVEDIPPVKAQQVLDPTGCGDAFRGGLLYGIENKLGWATTGRLASLMGALKIECQGPQNYAPTRAEINERFKQAFGYDLP; from the coding sequence TTGGCTACGCTGATTTGCGGCTCGCTCGCCTACGACAACATCATGACTTTCGAAGGCCGCTTCCGGGAGCACATCCTGCCGGAGCAGGTCCATATCCTGAACGTGAGCTTCCTGGTGCCGACCATGCGCCGCGAGTTCGGCGGCTGCGCGGGCAACATGGCTTACGCGCTGCATCTGCTGGGCGGCGACGCGCGCATCATGGGCACGCTCGGCGCGGTCGACGCGCAGTTGTACATGGACCGCTTCACGGCGCTCGGCCTGTCGACGGAAAACGTGCTGGTGGTGCCGGACACGCACTCCGCCCAGGCGATGATCACCACGGACCTCGAGAACAACCAGATCGCCGCGTTCCATCCGGGCGCGATGATGCAGTCGCATCTGAATCGCGCCGATGAAGCAAAAGGCATCACGCTCGCGATCGTCGGACCCGACGGCTTCGACGGCATGGTCCAGCATTCGGAGCACCTGGCCGCTGCGGGCGTGCCGTTCGTCTTCGATCCGGGTCAAGGTTTGCCGCTGTTCGACGGCGCGACACTGCGGCGCATGATTGAACTTGCTACTTATGTAGCTGTCAACGATTACGAAGCCAAACTGGTGAGCAACAAAACGGGTTGGTCGATCGAAGAGATCGCCGGCAAGGTCGAAGCGCTGATCGTCACGCTCGGCGAGCAGGGTTCGCAGATCCATCATGCCGGCGGCGTCGAAGACATTCCGCCGGTCAAGGCACAGCAAGTGCTCGATCCGACCGGTTGCGGCGACGCGTTTCGCGGCGGCTTGCTGTACGGCATCGAGAACAAGCTCGGCTGGGCAACCACCGGCCGTCTGGCGAGCCTGATGGGCGCGCTGAAGATCGAATGCCAGGGCCCGCAAAACTACGCGCCCACGCGGGCGGAGATCAACGAACGGTTCAAGCAGGCGTTCGGATACGACCTGCCGTAA
- a CDS encoding histone H1-like DNA-binding protein, translating into MATIKKAVAKKPAAKKVVAKKAAPAKKAAPAKKVAVKKVAVKKVAAKKAAPAKKVAAKKAAPAKKVAAKKVAVKKVAAKKAAPAKKAAPAKKVAVKKVAAKKAAPAKKAAAKKAAPAKKAAAKKAAPAKKAAAKKAAPAAKKAVAKKAAPAAKKAAPAAKKAAPAKKAAPAKKAAAPAKKAAPAKKAVAKKAAPAPAATSVTSAAPAATVKTALNPAAAWPFPTGSRP; encoded by the coding sequence ATGGCAACTATCAAGAAAGCAGTCGCTAAGAAACCCGCAGCCAAGAAGGTTGTAGCAAAGAAGGCTGCGCCGGCTAAGAAGGCTGCTCCGGCGAAGAAAGTCGCTGTTAAGAAAGTCGCAGTGAAGAAGGTTGCAGCGAAGAAGGCAGCACCGGCGAAGAAGGTTGCAGCGAAGAAAGCTGCTCCGGCCAAGAAGGTTGCTGCAAAGAAAGTCGCAGTGAAGAAGGTTGCAGCAAAGAAGGCAGCGCCGGCGAAGAAAGCAGCACCGGCAAAGAAAGTCGCAGTGAAGAAGGTTGCAGCGAAGAAGGCAGCGCCGGCCAAGAAGGCCGCAGCGAAGAAGGCTGCACCGGCTAAGAAGGCTGCTGCGAAGAAGGCTGCGCCTGCCAAGAAGGCTGCCGCGAAGAAGGCAGCGCCTGCTGCGAAGAAGGCTGTTGCCAAGAAGGCTGCGCCTGCTGCGAAGAAGGCTGCTCCCGCTGCCAAGAAGGCCGCTCCCGCGAAGAAGGCTGCACCGGCGAAGAAGGCTGCCGCTCCTGCGAAGAAGGCTGCTCCTGCGAAGAAGGCTGTTGCCAAGAAGGCTGCACCGGCACCCGCAGCGACGTCCGTCACGAGCGCAGCACCGGCAGCGACGGTGAAGACCGCGCTGAACCCGGCAGCAGCATGGCCGTTCCCGACGGGCAGCCGTCCGTAA
- a CDS encoding ribonucleotide-diphosphate reductase subunit beta, translated as MLNWDDEITAVPPSSGAQQDVLRSAAGSAVGSQVGMRSAPHAPSDRNVFAPQDVFESGIAAAHAAGTAAVSEARVNVADKRIINGQTDVNQLVPFKYKWAWEKYLAGCANHWMPQEVNMSRDIALWKDPNGLTEDERRIVKRNLGFFVTADSLAANNIVLGTYRHITAPECRQFLLRQAFEEAIHTHAYQYIVESLGLDEGEIFNAYHEVASIRAKDEFLIPYINVLTDPGFKTGTLETDQTLLRSLIVFACVMEGLFFYVGFTQILALGRQNKMTGAAEQYQYILRDESMHCNFGIDLINQIKLENPQLWTAEFRADIREIFKQAVELEYRYAEDTMPRGVLGLNASMFKSYLRFICNRRCQQIGLDPLYPNEENPFPWMSEMIDLKKERNFFETRVIEYQTGGALTWE; from the coding sequence ATGCTTAACTGGGATGACGAGATCACTGCCGTACCTCCCTCGAGCGGCGCGCAACAAGATGTGTTGCGCAGCGCTGCGGGATCGGCTGTCGGTTCGCAAGTCGGAATGCGTTCCGCTCCTCATGCTCCCTCGGATCGAAACGTCTTCGCTCCTCAAGATGTTTTCGAAAGCGGTATCGCCGCGGCTCATGCTGCTGGAACGGCTGCCGTTTCCGAAGCGCGGGTCAACGTCGCCGACAAGCGCATCATCAACGGCCAGACCGACGTCAATCAGTTGGTGCCGTTCAAATACAAGTGGGCCTGGGAAAAATACCTGGCGGGTTGCGCCAACCACTGGATGCCGCAAGAAGTGAACATGTCGCGCGACATCGCCTTGTGGAAAGACCCGAACGGTCTGACCGAAGACGAGCGCCGCATCGTCAAGCGCAACCTGGGCTTCTTCGTGACAGCGGATTCGCTGGCCGCCAATAACATCGTGCTGGGCACCTACCGCCACATCACGGCGCCCGAATGCCGCCAGTTCCTGCTGCGCCAGGCGTTCGAAGAGGCGATCCACACGCACGCTTACCAGTACATCGTCGAATCGCTGGGCCTCGACGAAGGCGAAATCTTCAACGCGTATCACGAAGTTGCCTCGATCCGCGCGAAAGACGAATTCCTGATTCCGTACATCAATGTGCTGACCGATCCGGGCTTCAAGACCGGTACGCTCGAGACAGACCAGACGCTGCTGCGCTCGCTGATCGTGTTCGCCTGTGTGATGGAAGGCCTGTTCTTCTACGTCGGCTTCACGCAAATCCTGGCGCTCGGCCGTCAGAACAAGATGACCGGCGCGGCGGAACAGTACCAATACATCCTGCGCGACGAGTCGATGCACTGCAATTTCGGCATCGACCTGATCAACCAGATCAAACTCGAAAACCCGCAACTCTGGACGGCTGAGTTCCGCGCGGACATCCGCGAGATCTTCAAGCAAGCGGTCGAACTCGAATATCGTTACGCGGAAGACACGATGCCGCGCGGGGTGCTCGGCCTCAACGCGTCGATGTTCAAGAGCTATCTGCGCTTCATCTGCAACCGCCGTTGCCAGCAGATCGGTCTCGATCCGCTGTACCCGAACGAGGAAAACCCGTTCCCGTGGATGAGCGAAATGATCGACCTGAAGAAGGAACGCAACTTCTTCGAGACGCGAGTGATCGAATATCAGACTGGCGGCGCGCTGACCTGGGAGTGA
- a CDS encoding ribonucleoside-diphosphate reductase subunit alpha: MQTTDNATTRYEGSPTGQAFGQAQGAQALAPQATLADYKVIRRNGGVVSFEPSKIAIAVTKAFLAVNGGQGAASARVRELVEQLTQSVVRALVRSRPNGGTFHIEDIQDQVELALMRGGEHNVARAYVLYREKRTQARGHDDQIVANTPGLNVTDNGVTRPLDMAALRGIIESACANLGDAVSADPIIAETVKNLYDGVPMTQVYDSAILAARTMIEKDPAYSQVTARILLHTIRREILEDEVTQGEMAERYAEYFPQFIKRGIGAGLLDDKLQQFDLKRLGAALDNSRDLQFGYLGLQTLYDRYFLHHDGVRIEMPQAFFMRVAMGLSLNEIDREARAIEFYNILSSFDFMSSTPTLFNSGTHRSQLSSCYLTTVDDDLDGIYEALKENALLSKFAGGLGNDWTRVRALGSHIKGTNGKSQGVVPFLKVVNDTAVAVNQGGKRKGAVCAYLETWHLDIEEFLELRKNTGDDRRRTHDMNTANWIPDLFMKRVMEGGDWTLFSPSTCPDLHDLFGAEFETAYTAYEAKVARGEIKLFKTLPAAQLWRKMLGMLFETGHPWITFKDPCNVRSPQQHVGVVHSSNLCTEITLNTSDAEIAVCNLGSVNLVAHLKEQADGTLVLDHDKLKRTISVAMRMLDNVIDINYYAVAKARNSNLKHRPVGLGIMGFQDCLHLLRTPYASQEAVAFADTSMEAVCYYAYYASTELAQERGRYSSYRGSLWDRGILPQDSVKLLADARGGYVEVDSSESMDWTELRSRVAQYGMRNSNCVAIAPTATISNIIGVSACIEPTFQNLYVKSNLSGEFTVVNDYLVRDLKARGLWDEVMVADLKYFDGTLSRIDRIPADLRAIYATAFELDPVWLVEAASRRQKWIDQAQSLNIYMGGASGKKLDEVYKLAWVRGLKTTYYLRTMAATHVEKSTVAHGQLNAVSSGGGEGSGGAAGGAAGGFGANGGGATPGGFQAAAATAAVVEAAPEADGPVCMMRPGDAGFDECEACQ, encoded by the coding sequence ATGCAAACCACCGACAACGCGACGACCCGCTATGAGGGTTCACCGACCGGCCAGGCCTTCGGCCAGGCACAAGGCGCACAGGCGCTCGCGCCGCAAGCGACGCTCGCCGACTACAAGGTGATCCGCCGCAACGGCGGCGTCGTGTCGTTCGAGCCGTCGAAAATCGCCATCGCCGTGACGAAGGCATTTCTGGCTGTCAACGGTGGTCAAGGCGCGGCTTCGGCGCGCGTGCGCGAACTGGTCGAGCAACTTACGCAGAGCGTGGTGCGTGCGTTGGTGCGCAGCCGCCCGAACGGCGGCACGTTCCATATTGAAGACATTCAGGATCAGGTCGAACTCGCGCTGATGCGCGGCGGCGAGCACAACGTTGCGCGCGCTTACGTGCTGTATCGCGAGAAGCGCACCCAGGCGCGCGGTCATGACGACCAGATCGTCGCCAACACGCCGGGTCTGAACGTGACCGACAACGGCGTCACGCGTCCACTCGACATGGCTGCGCTGCGCGGCATCATCGAATCCGCTTGCGCGAATCTGGGCGACGCCGTGAGCGCCGACCCGATCATCGCGGAAACGGTCAAGAATCTGTACGACGGCGTGCCGATGACCCAGGTCTACGACTCGGCGATTCTGGCTGCCCGCACGATGATCGAAAAAGATCCGGCGTATAGCCAGGTCACCGCGCGCATCCTGCTGCACACGATCCGCCGCGAGATCCTCGAAGACGAAGTCACGCAAGGCGAAATGGCCGAGCGTTACGCCGAGTACTTTCCGCAGTTCATCAAGCGCGGCATCGGCGCCGGCCTGCTCGACGACAAGCTCCAGCAGTTCGACCTGAAGCGCCTGGGCGCCGCGCTCGACAACAGCCGCGACCTGCAATTCGGTTACCTCGGTCTGCAAACGCTGTACGACCGCTACTTCCTGCATCACGACGGCGTGCGGATCGAAATGCCGCAGGCATTCTTTATGCGTGTCGCGATGGGTCTGTCGCTGAACGAGATCGACCGCGAAGCGCGCGCCATCGAGTTCTACAACATTCTGTCGAGCTTCGACTTCATGTCGTCCACGCCGACGCTGTTCAACTCGGGCACGCATCGCTCGCAACTGTCGTCGTGCTACCTGACCACGGTCGACGACGACCTCGACGGTATCTACGAAGCGCTGAAGGAAAACGCGCTGCTGTCGAAGTTCGCCGGCGGTCTGGGCAACGACTGGACGCGCGTGCGTGCGCTCGGTTCGCACATCAAGGGCACCAACGGCAAATCGCAAGGTGTCGTTCCCTTCCTGAAGGTCGTCAACGACACGGCCGTCGCCGTGAACCAGGGCGGCAAGCGCAAGGGCGCGGTGTGCGCGTACCTGGAAACGTGGCACCTGGACATCGAGGAATTCCTCGAGCTGCGTAAGAACACCGGCGACGACCGTCGTCGCACGCACGACATGAACACGGCGAACTGGATTCCCGACCTGTTCATGAAGCGCGTGATGGAAGGCGGCGACTGGACGCTGTTCTCGCCGTCCACCTGCCCGGACCTGCACGACCTGTTCGGCGCGGAATTCGAAACGGCTTACACGGCTTACGAAGCGAAGGTCGCGCGCGGCGAGATCAAGCTGTTCAAGACGCTGCCGGCGGCGCAACTGTGGCGCAAGATGCTGGGCATGCTGTTCGAAACCGGCCACCCGTGGATCACGTTCAAGGATCCGTGCAATGTGCGCTCGCCGCAACAGCACGTCGGTGTCGTCCACTCGTCGAACCTGTGCACGGAAATCACGCTGAACACCAGCGACGCCGAAATCGCCGTCTGCAACCTGGGCTCGGTGAACCTCGTCGCCCACCTGAAGGAACAGGCCGACGGCACGCTCGTGCTCGACCACGACAAGCTCAAGCGCACCATCAGCGTCGCGATGCGCATGCTCGACAACGTGATCGACATCAACTACTACGCGGTCGCCAAGGCGCGTAACTCGAACCTGAAGCACCGTCCGGTCGGTCTCGGCATCATGGGCTTCCAGGACTGCCTGCATCTGCTGCGCACGCCGTACGCGTCGCAAGAGGCGGTGGCGTTCGCCGATACGTCGATGGAAGCGGTCTGCTACTACGCTTACTACGCGTCGACGGAACTGGCGCAAGAGCGCGGCCGTTACTCGAGCTACCGCGGCTCGCTGTGGGATCGCGGCATCCTGCCGCAAGACTCGGTGAAGCTGCTGGCCGACGCGCGTGGCGGTTACGTGGAAGTCGACTCGAGCGAGTCGATGGACTGGACCGAACTGCGTTCGCGGGTCGCCCAGTACGGCATGCGCAACTCGAACTGCGTCGCGATCGCGCCGACGGCGACGATCTCGAACATCATCGGCGTGTCGGCTTGCATCGAACCGACGTTCCAGAACCTGTATGTGAAGTCGAATCTGTCGGGCGAATTCACGGTGGTCAACGACTACCTGGTGCGCGACCTGAAGGCGCGCGGTCTGTGGGACGAAGTGATGGTCGCCGACCTGAAGTACTTCGACGGCACGTTGTCGCGCATCGACCGGATTCCGGCGGACCTGCGCGCGATCTACGCGACCGCGTTCGAACTCGATCCGGTGTGGCTGGTTGAAGCGGCTTCGCGTCGTCAGAAGTGGATCGACCAGGCGCAATCGCTGAACATTTACATGGGCGGCGCGTCGGGTAAGAAGCTCGACGAGGTCTACAAGCTCGCCTGGGTGCGCGGTCTGAAGACGACCTACTACCTCCGCACGATGGCGGCGACGCACGTCGAGAAGTCGACGGTGGCGCACGGTCAACTGAACGCGGTGAGTTCGGGCGGCGGCGAAGGTTCGGGTGGCGCGGCTGGCGGCGCAGCGGGTGGCTTCGGCGCGAACGGAGGCGGCGCAACGCCGGGCGGCTTTCAGGCTGCAGCGGCCACGGCAGCAGTCGTCGAAGCAGCGCCGGAAGCGGATGGTCCGGTCTGCATGATGCGTCCGGGCGACGCAGGTTTCGACGAGTGCGAAGCTTGCCAGTAA
- a CDS encoding glycine zipper 2TM domain-containing protein: MRTTSRLVVAALIAGSLAMSGCAYNSSSADVYTASQAQREETVRMGTVDSVRAVKISSNNGQPSGLGAIGGGALGAVAGSALGGGRGSIVTGIIGGLAGAVAGNAVENGVAVHDGLEITVRLDNGDMRAITQSATGEIFRAGDRVRLLSSGGVTRVTH, from the coding sequence ATGAGAACAACGAGTCGCCTGGTCGTGGCCGCTTTGATCGCCGGTTCACTGGCCATGTCGGGGTGTGCGTATAACAGCAGTTCCGCCGACGTCTATACGGCGTCGCAAGCGCAGCGCGAAGAAACGGTCCGCATGGGCACGGTCGACAGCGTGCGCGCCGTCAAGATCAGTTCGAACAACGGTCAGCCGAGCGGCCTCGGCGCAATCGGCGGTGGCGCGTTGGGTGCGGTGGCCGGCAGTGCGCTCGGCGGCGGCCGCGGTTCGATCGTCACGGGCATCATCGGCGGCCTCGCGGGTGCCGTCGCCGGCAATGCGGTCGAGAACGGCGTGGCGGTACACGACGGCCTCGAGATCACCGTGCGACTCGATAACGGCGACATGCGCGCCATCACGCAGAGCGCCACCGGCGAGATCTTCCGTGCCGGCGACCGCGTGCGACTCCTGTCGAGCGGCGGCGTGACGCGCGTCACGCACTAA
- the tpx gene encoding thiol peroxidase: MSQVTLGGNPIDVAGTFPSVGQNAPAFSLVGKDLKSLSLADFAGKRKVLNIVPSLDTPTCATSTRKFNEAAAKLTNTAVIVVSGDLPFAASRFCTTEGIENVVTASTFRGHEFAQAYGVDVTSGPLTGLTARAVVVLDEHDKVVHAELVGEIKDEPNYDAALAALK; encoded by the coding sequence ATGAGTCAAGTCACGCTGGGTGGCAACCCGATCGACGTAGCCGGCACGTTCCCGTCGGTGGGCCAGAACGCCCCCGCTTTCTCGCTGGTCGGCAAGGATCTGAAGTCGCTGTCGCTCGCCGATTTCGCCGGCAAGCGCAAGGTGCTGAACATCGTCCCGAGCCTCGACACGCCGACCTGCGCGACGTCGACCCGCAAGTTCAACGAAGCCGCCGCGAAGCTGACCAACACGGCCGTGATCGTCGTGTCGGGCGACCTGCCGTTCGCCGCGTCGCGCTTCTGCACGACCGAAGGCATCGAGAACGTCGTCACGGCGTCCACGTTCCGCGGTCACGAGTTCGCGCAAGCGTACGGTGTCGACGTGACGAGCGGACCGCTGACGGGCCTGACGGCGCGCGCCGTGGTGGTGCTCGACGAGCACGACAAGGTCGTGCACGCCGAGCTGGTCGGTGAGATCAAAGACGAGCCGAACTACGACGCAGCCCTCGCCGCACTGAAGTAA